Within Cercospora beticola chromosome 6, complete sequence, the genomic segment GATCACCGCATACTCCTCTGTGCGGTTCATGCAGTCAAGATCGACGAGACTGCTGATCGAACCTGGTGACAGGTGGCGAGAATCTGTTTGCGTGCATGTGCACAAGGAATTGGGCGTGACAAGCGTCAGCACTGTAAGAAGCCTCGCAAGTTCATCGCCTGCGCTCTATCGAAGAACTTATCTCGGCCAGAAACTGTCGCCAGACCTATTTATACGAGCTCGTTCAATGTCATTCTGCATTAACTCGGTGTGGTAGTGTAAGGGCGCCTTGGTTGTAGTCGAGCGTCATCTCTTGGGGGGTTTAGCCACGAAGAAGACATCGCGTTTCTTTCCAGAATTTGTACCAATATTCGGACCAGGTTGCTGAAAAGCACTTTGTCGACTGAATCCCCAAGATCTGCGCACCTGGTGCTGTGCGtcacttctccgccgccatTTATCGCACATATTTATCCATGAACCTTCTGTGGAAATCACTTCTCAGCAAGTCGTTCACGAATCTCTTCTCCTTGCCCCTCTCCTCCGTCCCTCGGGCCTGGTTTTTGAATACCACATCGTCATCCCATCTCCGCTTAACATTATAGTCCTCTCTCCCTGCATTCAACAACGGATTTCCTAACGCGATGTCTTTCTCCCTCTGTTCTTCATCTTTCTTCGCTTGCTCCGCAGCTTCCTTCGCAGCTTTTTCCGCACGCTCGGCTTTGATCTTTGCCAGCTCGCGCAtcagctctgcttcttcatcctcgtcttcatcctcttcactcTCTGAGTCTGAACTCGATGATCCGGAATCGGAGTCTGCGTCGATATCTCGGGTTTCCTCTAATACGCGCCGCTTCTTTGCTTCGTAGTCCTCTTCGTCTGCTTGTCCTTCCGCGTCACCAGGTTCTGAGGCTTTGCGCTTCACGCCTCCGCTTGAGCCGGCTTCGATTTGTCGTTGGGGCTCGGCcgcatcctcgtcatctggAAGCTCCCGCCCTTCCTTTTTGGCATAGTGTCTGGCTTCGTTCCGTAGCAGCTCGGCCTTGAGATCGCGCTTCGCTTGTTCGGCGGGGGTGCCTTGATTTTGTTGGCGGAATTTGAGTGTCTTGTGCGCGGGGAGGAGGCGCTGGTGGTAGGCCTCGCCGCGGGCGGCTTCTTTGCCTCGGGCTGGATCGAAGGTGGGTCGGTGAGCGGTAGTCATGGTGGCGGTGGGTCGtcgtggtgttgttggatgTCTGTAGGTTCTGGCGCAAAGCGAGTTCGAGATGTAGAAGTCGATATCCGCTGTGGAGAACTGAGCATGTGGACGTGGATGTCACTTCCATCTACACTTCGCATTCTTTAAACTTTCTAGCAACTGAAATGCGCCAGGTCCAGCAACCATGCCGTCCGAAGCGCTTCCCTCCACCAACGAGCGCGAGTTCGTTCTCTCTGCCCTCCAGCAGAATGTCCGCATCGATGGCCGCGCCTTTGACGAATTTCGCCCCATCGATCTCGCGTTCGGCGACGACTATGGCCAAGCAGATGTCCGCATGGGCAAGACGCGAGTGCTTGTGAACATTTCCGCAGAAGTGATCACCCCATACCCAGACAGGAAATTTGATGGAGTCTTTACAATCAGTACCGAGCTGAGCCCCATTGCGAGCCCAGCTTTCGAGGTTGGACGGTACGGAAAAGCACATGTTGTTGTGGACATAACGGGAATTGACTGACTGATTCTGCAGTCAAGACCAGACTGAGCTCCTGATGAGCCGGATACTTGAGAAGACGATTCGAAGGTCAGGAGCATTGGATACTGAGAGTCTGTGCATCGTGGCAGGACAGAAATGCTTTCACATCCGAGCGGACATCCACGTTTTGGATCATGATGGCAATCTGGTCGATGCGAGCTGTGTAGCACTGGTCGCTGCGCTGATGCACTTCAGAAGGCCAGATGTGGAAgtccgaggagaagaagttacAGTGTTCGGTCTAAGGGAACGAGAACCTGTCAAGCTATCGATGCAACACCAGCCCTTCTGTATCACAACGAGTTACTACGAAGGTGGAGAGGTCATGTTACAGGATGCTACATTACTTGAGGAACACTGCAGAGAAGGTGAGAttatcatcagcatcaatcGGTTCGGCGAAGTCTGTCAGGTTGCCAAGTATGGAGGGACGCCGGTCGATGGGCTAAGCATGCTCACTTGCACCAATGCAGctctggagaaggcgaagatgttAGACAAGCTGGTCAAGTCAAaattggaagaagacgagaagcAGCGGTTTCCTGGCGGACTCATGGCCGAACTGAGTGCGGAGAATGATCGGGTTCAGGAAAAGCCTGTAGGCTGAGATTGTCAGCGCGACAGGCGCTCGACTTCGCGAAGCGCCCTCAATTGATACGCGACCTGGCTGCGAGATGTTACCTGCATTTCGCATTAACGAAGAGCGACTGCTCGAGAGAATGGGCCAGAGAGTTGCCATATCCGCCTTCAGGTTATGACATTGAATGATGCGTGGCAACACCCGGACAGCGCAATCATAAGGTAGCAACATCACAGTCACTCCGCCACCACGACCGTGCTTACGCCGTGGAGCAACCCCAAAATCTCAAGCAGGCTATCTGGCCCCG encodes:
- the CWC15 gene encoding complexed with cef1p, with amino-acid sequence MTTAHRPTFDPARGKEAARGEAYHQRLLPAHKTLKFRQQNQGTPAEQAKRDLKAELLRNEARHYAKKEGRELPDDEDAAEPQRQIEAGSSGGVKRKASEPGDAEGQADEEDYEAKKRRVLEETRDIDADSDSGSSSSDSESEEDEDEDEEAELMRELAKIKAERAEKAAKEAAEQAKKDEEQREKDIALGNPLLNAGREDYNVKRRWDDDVVFKNQARGTEERGKEKRFVNDLLRSDFHRRFMDKYVR
- a CDS encoding uncharacterized protein (BUSCO:EOG09264398), encoding MPSEALPSTNEREFVLSALQQNVRIDGRAFDEFRPIDLAFGDDYGQADVRMGKTRVLVNISAEVITPYPDRKFDGVFTISTELSPIASPAFEVGRQDQTELLMSRILEKTIRRSGALDTESLCIVAGQKCFHIRADIHVLDHDGNLVDASCVALVAALMHFRRPDVEVRGEEVTVFGLREREPVKLSMQHQPFCITTSYYEGGEVMLQDATLLEEHCREGEIIISINRFGEVCQVAKYGGTPVDGLSMLTCTNAALEKAKMLDKLVKSKLEEDEKQRFPGGLMAELSAENDRVQEKPVG